The Gasterosteus aculeatus chromosome 17, fGasAcu3.hap1.1, whole genome shotgun sequence genome includes a window with the following:
- the LOC120834706 gene encoding protein FAM72A — MSTSNANFKNKCVTQVNCIFCESLLCTRGMKAVLLADTEIELFSTDIPPNRTVDFVASCYSTESCKCKLRDIACLKCGNVVGYHVVAPCKPCLLSCNNGHFWMFNSEAVSTLNRLDVTGLNLLLWGDLPELDDSENEESESPLEEECIR; from the exons ATGTCTACATCTAACGCTAATTTCAAAAACAAGTGTGTGACCCAGGTGAACTGCATATTTTGTGAAAGTCTGCTGTGCACGAGAGGCATGAAAGCCGTTCTGCTAGCAGACACTGAGATTGAGCTCTTTTCTACTGACATACCCCCCAATAG AACTGTTGACTTTGTGGCCAGCTGCTACTCTACTGAAAGCTGCAAATGCAAACTGAGAGACATCGCATGTCTCAAGTG TGGTAATGTTGTGGGCTATCACGTGGTGGCCCCCTGTAAACCCTGCCTGCTCTCCTGTAACAATGGCCATTTCTGGATGTTCAACAGCGAGGCTGTGTCTACTCTCAACAGACTGGATGTGACAG GTCTGAATCTGCTCCTGTGGGGAGATCTTCCAGAACTGGATGACAGTGAGAATGAAGAATCCGAAAGCCCATTAGAGGAGGAGTGTATTAGGTAG